In one Hypanus sabinus isolate sHypSab1 chromosome 11, sHypSab1.hap1, whole genome shotgun sequence genomic region, the following are encoded:
- the LOC132401764 gene encoding tissue factor-like, translating to MGCGVVTLGFIILCLHFGHVSGTSLKPVTNVKWKSFNFFTILEWEKTSENAMYTVRLSSTNSDWKKKPECTMVTATSCDLTSLMQDVNASYSAEVQSYNTDNTGGIEEPPFARSPKIQLLKDTQIGQATFNITKKNETKIQLTITDPITYIKFPNNTRKTLRDIYGSELEYRMVYWKDGTSGKKKETVKGQVIVMEIEPAYSYCFSIQPHIRLPYKEGQKSLDKCIHANKSFTTEYGFGMLALIGLGALLLLSIIIVITVYLCRRKTVTNVPETDPLKA from the exons ATGGGCTGTGGTGTTGTTACACTGGGATTTATCATTCTTTGTCTTCACTTTGGGCACGTTTCAG gcacttcattgaaacctgttaCTAACGTAAAGTGGAAATCATTCAATTTTTTCACAATACTAGAATGGGAAAAGACTTCGGAAAATGCAATGTACACAGTGAGATTGTCCAG CACGAATTCTGACTGGAAGAAAAAGCCTGAATGTACCATGGTTACAGCCACGAGCTGTGATCTAACCAGCCTGATGCAGGACGTAAATGCCAGCTATTCTGCAGAGGTGCAATCCTACAATACCGACAACACAGGGGGAATAGAAGAACCTCCTTTTGCCAGATCTCCCAAAATCCAGCTTTTGAAGGATA CTCAGATTGGACAAGCCACGTTCAACATCACCAAAAAGAATGAAACTAAAATTCAGCTGACAATAACAGATCCAATAACCTACATCAAATTTCCAAATAACACTCGAAAAACACTCCGGGATATCTATGGATCTGAACTTGAATACAGAATGGTTTATTGGAAGGACGGTACAAGTGGCAAG AAAAAGGAAACTGTAAAAGGTCAAGTGATAGTGATGGAAATTGAGCCAGCTTACAGTTACTGCTTCTCCATTCAGCCTCATATCAGATTACCATACAAGGAAGGCCAAAAAAGTCTTGACAAATGCATACACGCCAACAAAAGCTTCACTACAG AGTATGGCTTTGGTATGCTTGCCTTGATCGGACTCGGAGCACTGCTGCTTCTCAGCATAATTATTGTGATAACGGTGTACTTGTGCCGACGCAAGACTGTTACAAATGTACCTGAAACCGATCCCTTGAAAGCCTAG